Proteins from a genomic interval of Psychrobacter fulvigenes:
- the lpxD gene encoding UDP-3-O-(3-hydroxymyristoyl)glucosamine N-acyltransferase has protein sequence MITIEQLISQIEQRQPVLNKAELNAAQLSQTLEGVGGLNDAASKQLSFLADPHYISSLKSSHAGAVLVTEQYREQVPSTTLALVVATPYLAYASGSQLFAPQLSKQGIHPTAVIAESAVIAANVTIGPFCVIGEHVHIGANSFLDSHVVVGDRTHIGADSVLKSQVVVGHDCIIGDYVRLHAGVSIGAEGFGFAPTRDPSSSGWERIAQLGRVIIGNHVRIGSNTCIDRGAIDDTVIGHHVIIDNLVQVAHNVRIGDGTAIAAQTGIAGSTTIGKRCIIGGAVGITGHIEIADDVTLSGMTMVTKSIKTAGSYSSGTAAMPTAKWRRAAVRFRQLGNG, from the coding sequence ATGATAACGATTGAGCAACTTATTTCCCAAATTGAGCAGCGTCAGCCAGTATTGAATAAAGCTGAGCTGAATGCTGCGCAGCTATCTCAGACTTTAGAAGGTGTTGGTGGTTTAAACGATGCTGCTAGTAAGCAGCTGAGTTTTTTGGCAGATCCACACTATATCTCTAGTCTCAAAAGCAGCCATGCTGGTGCAGTATTGGTCACCGAACAATATCGTGAGCAAGTACCGTCAACAACGTTGGCGCTAGTCGTAGCAACGCCTTATTTAGCCTATGCTAGCGGCAGCCAGCTCTTTGCGCCACAGCTATCTAAACAAGGTATTCACCCGACAGCAGTCATTGCGGAGAGTGCAGTGATAGCTGCCAACGTGACCATTGGGCCTTTTTGTGTCATCGGTGAGCATGTACATATAGGTGCAAATAGCTTCCTTGATTCGCATGTGGTCGTTGGTGATCGTACCCATATCGGTGCTGATAGTGTACTCAAGTCACAAGTTGTCGTTGGTCATGATTGTATTATTGGTGATTATGTTAGACTGCATGCAGGGGTTAGTATCGGTGCTGAGGGCTTTGGCTTTGCGCCAACCCGAGATCCTAGTAGCAGTGGTTGGGAGCGAATTGCCCAGCTTGGGCGTGTGATTATCGGTAATCACGTGCGCATCGGTAGCAACACCTGCATTGATCGCGGCGCTATTGATGATACTGTTATCGGTCATCATGTAATTATTGATAACTTAGTGCAAGTTGCCCATAATGTACGGATTGGTGATGGCACGGCGATCGCTGCGCAAACGGGTATCGCTGGCAGCACTACCATTGGCAAGCGCTGCATTATTGGTGGTGCTGTCGGAATTACTGGCCATATTGAGATTGCCGATGATGTCACTTTATCAGGCATGACGATGGTAACAAAATCTATCAAAACGGCTGGTTCTTACTCATCAGGAACAGCTGCGATGCCAACAGCCAAGTGGCGTCGCGCTGCTGTGCGCTTTCGTCAGCTGGGCAACGGATAA
- the bamA gene encoding outer membrane protein assembly factor BamA: protein MRTPLFMSAAGLPLVVAMMSVSAQAADFVVTDIGFTGLQRLTPDSLYPVLPVTVGDTVTDSSLAASIKALYATDNFANIQSRIEGGKLRFDVVERPIIAEVNFEGNKLIPKEGLTEGLANAGLSVGDVLKQSTLQGVANELQQQYISQGYYNSNIEVDQTLLDGNRVKLDVRFIEGKPAKVVDINIIGNKHFSDDDIRDVFAVKESSWTRLLSKSDRYAKEKLAASLENLTALYQNDGYVRFAVDNAVLNISEDKRSVFIEVSVSEGEQYQFGETSFLGDPKFDTNELKELVTFGPNEQYSQAKLDATTAALKSRYGNEGYYLAQVRPVPRIDDETRVVDVDYYIDPARPIYVRRINFNGNIKTQDEVLRREMRQLEGALASNDKIQLSRTRLMRTGFFKAVNVDVKPVPNQPDLVDVNYVVEEQPSGSSTIAAGYSQSGGVTFQLDLTQNNFMGTGNRVKAALSRSETRDSYSLGYTDPYFTENGVSQGISAYYRETKYDDRNVSNYVTDSYGATLNYSYPVDETKRVSAGVNFDNTTVRGGRWLGVSNVQQIIDDGGVVTYYKDENTGKVIPGRGSFKNDYNTYNLLLGWDYSTLDRPVFPTKGMSHTVDATLGFGDASYQKLIYRGNVYKPIYKDVIARGYTKLGYGNDLPFYENFYAGGYGSVRGYESSTLGPRSAAYYDAVNGIDRVQKEDIGGNALVTFGTELILPMPFKGDWADQVRPVLFAEGGQVFDTTDKEDRTFINPETGKEAAYLNPDGSSRGPVKLLTQDNDFRFSAGAGITWYTPIGPISLSYAVPIGDKENDETEKVQFQIGSTF, encoded by the coding sequence ATGCGTACGCCTTTATTTATGAGCGCGGCTGGGTTGCCGTTAGTTGTAGCGATGATGAGTGTTTCGGCACAGGCCGCAGATTTTGTGGTCACCGATATTGGTTTTACTGGCTTACAACGCCTAACCCCTGATAGCCTCTATCCAGTATTGCCAGTTACGGTAGGTGATACGGTCACTGATAGCAGCCTTGCAGCCAGTATCAAAGCCTTGTATGCCACGGACAACTTTGCCAATATCCAAAGTCGTATTGAGGGCGGTAAGCTGCGCTTTGACGTGGTCGAGCGGCCTATCATTGCTGAAGTCAACTTTGAGGGCAATAAGCTCATTCCTAAAGAAGGATTAACAGAAGGTCTGGCAAATGCTGGCCTATCTGTAGGAGATGTGCTCAAGCAGTCGACGCTGCAAGGTGTCGCGAATGAGCTGCAGCAGCAATATATCAGCCAAGGTTATTACAACAGTAATATCGAAGTCGATCAAACCTTGCTGGATGGCAACCGCGTCAAACTGGACGTGCGTTTTATCGAAGGTAAGCCAGCCAAAGTTGTCGATATTAATATCATCGGTAATAAACACTTTAGTGATGATGATATTAGAGATGTCTTTGCGGTAAAAGAATCATCTTGGACGCGTCTGCTTTCTAAGTCTGATCGCTACGCTAAAGAAAAGCTAGCGGCCAGTTTAGAGAATTTAACTGCGCTCTATCAAAACGATGGCTACGTACGCTTTGCAGTTGATAATGCGGTACTCAATATCAGTGAAGATAAGCGCAGTGTGTTTATCGAAGTCAGTGTCAGCGAAGGTGAGCAATATCAATTTGGTGAGACCAGCTTCTTAGGCGACCCAAAATTTGATACCAATGAGCTCAAAGAGCTTGTTACCTTTGGCCCCAATGAGCAGTATTCACAAGCTAAGCTAGATGCCACAACGGCAGCCCTAAAAAGCCGCTATGGCAATGAGGGTTACTATCTAGCCCAAGTACGCCCTGTCCCACGTATCGATGATGAGACCAGAGTCGTCGATGTTGATTACTATATTGACCCTGCGCGTCCAATTTATGTACGCCGTATCAACTTTAATGGCAACATAAAAACCCAGGATGAAGTGTTGCGCCGTGAGATGCGTCAATTAGAGGGCGCGCTTGCTTCTAATGATAAAATACAGCTGTCACGTACGCGTTTGATGCGTACAGGTTTTTTTAAAGCGGTAAACGTAGATGTGAAGCCAGTACCTAATCAGCCAGATCTAGTTGACGTCAACTATGTGGTTGAAGAGCAGCCTTCTGGTAGCTCGACCATTGCTGCTGGTTACTCACAGAGTGGTGGTGTGACTTTCCAGCTGGATCTGACGCAAAATAACTTTATGGGTACGGGTAACCGTGTCAAAGCGGCACTGTCACGCTCAGAAACGCGTGATTCATATAGCTTAGGTTATACCGACCCTTACTTTACTGAGAACGGCGTATCACAAGGAATCAGTGCCTATTATCGTGAGACTAAATACGATGATCGAAACGTTAGTAACTATGTCACTGACTCTTACGGCGCGACGCTGAACTACAGCTATCCTGTGGATGAAACCAAGCGCGTCAGTGCAGGGGTGAACTTCGATAACACTACTGTACGTGGTGGGCGCTGGCTTGGAGTGTCCAACGTTCAGCAGATTATCGATGATGGTGGAGTAGTAACATACTATAAAGATGAAAATACTGGCAAGGTAATACCAGGTAGAGGTAGCTTTAAAAATGATTATAATACCTATAATCTTCTATTAGGGTGGGATTACAGCACCTTGGATCGTCCCGTGTTTCCGACCAAGGGTATGAGTCATACTGTTGATGCTACCTTAGGCTTCGGTGATGCCAGTTATCAAAAGCTGATCTATCGTGGTAACGTATATAAGCCCATCTACAAAGATGTGATAGCTCGTGGCTATACCAAGCTGGGTTATGGTAATGATTTACCATTTTATGAAAACTTCTATGCTGGTGGCTATGGTTCGGTACGTGGTTATGAATCATCGACCCTTGGTCCTAGATCTGCAGCTTATTACGATGCTGTTAATGGTATTGATCGTGTTCAAAAAGAAGATATTGGTGGTAATGCTTTGGTCACTTTTGGTACTGAGCTGATTTTACCAATGCCCTTTAAAGGCGACTGGGCAGATCAAGTACGTCCAGTACTGTTCGCTGAAGGTGGTCAAGTGTTCGATACCACCGATAAAGAAGATCGTACTTTTATCAATCCTGAGACTGGTAAAGAGGCTGCTTATCTTAATCCAGATGGTAGTAGCCGAGGTCCTGTAAAACTATTAACGCAGGATAATGACTTCCGTTTCAGTGCGGGTGCGGGTATTACTTGGTATACACCGATTGGACCGATTTCGCTTAGCTATGCAGTACCTATTGGTGATAAAGAAAATGACGAGACTGAGAAGGTGCAGTTCCAGATTGGTAGTACCTTCTAA
- the rseP gene encoding RIP metalloprotease RseP, with product MTFLLTLLAAIFVLGPLIALHEWGHYIVARLCGVKVLTYSIGFGPKLTGWTSKKTGTDYRLSMLPFGGYVKMLDEREGEVAEDEQHLAFNRQHPLKKIAIVAAGPIMNFVIAIALFWVLFMTPSEQLATKVGQVLPESPAAMAQLPVGDKIVAIDGHDVQTWEGVNYRLAGRMGETDNISITLQSSEQEAATAKTYQAPVTNFMQGDAQGKDALTSFGMLPWQPQIAPVVGELSADGAAIRQGLEVGDRITAINDTAVTDWISVTRIIRDNPEVLLDFTVLRDNKPVQLQIMPQGKKDNLGNTYGQIGAMVEQSEIVIPDEYKTTVVYGPGEALIKSFEKTEQLAVMTVSSMGKMLSGMIGLDNLSGPITIAKVAKQSFDISWEMVLSTAGLISLSLAVLNLLPIPVLDGGHIVYYVIELIRGKPLSERVQIVGLNIGLLLLLSFMVLAIGNDISRLF from the coding sequence ATGACGTTTTTACTAACGCTATTAGCAGCGATTTTTGTATTAGGCCCTCTGATTGCATTGCATGAATGGGGCCACTATATCGTGGCGCGTTTGTGCGGTGTAAAAGTATTGACGTATTCTATAGGCTTTGGCCCTAAGCTGACGGGCTGGACAAGCAAAAAAACAGGCACCGACTATCGGCTCTCAATGCTACCGTTTGGTGGTTATGTCAAAATGCTCGATGAGCGTGAAGGGGAAGTGGCAGAAGATGAGCAGCATTTGGCCTTTAATCGTCAGCATCCACTGAAAAAAATCGCGATCGTCGCTGCTGGCCCTATCATGAACTTTGTTATTGCGATTGCACTGTTTTGGGTGTTATTTATGACCCCATCTGAGCAGTTAGCGACCAAGGTTGGGCAAGTGCTGCCAGAGTCACCAGCGGCGATGGCACAGCTGCCTGTGGGTGATAAAATCGTAGCGATTGATGGCCATGATGTGCAGACGTGGGAAGGGGTCAATTATCGCTTAGCAGGGCGCATGGGTGAAACAGATAATATCAGCATCACTCTGCAGTCATCTGAGCAAGAGGCTGCTACTGCAAAAACCTACCAAGCGCCAGTCACTAACTTTATGCAAGGCGATGCGCAAGGTAAGGACGCGTTGACAAGCTTTGGTATGTTGCCATGGCAACCACAAATCGCGCCCGTGGTTGGTGAGTTGTCAGCTGATGGCGCAGCCATTCGTCAAGGGTTAGAAGTGGGCGATCGTATTACTGCGATTAACGACACAGCAGTGACAGACTGGATCAGCGTGACACGCATCATTCGTGATAACCCTGAGGTGCTGTTAGATTTTACGGTATTACGTGATAACAAGCCTGTACAGCTACAGATCATGCCTCAAGGCAAAAAAGACAATCTAGGTAATACTTATGGTCAGATCGGTGCTATGGTGGAGCAATCTGAAATTGTCATACCTGATGAGTATAAGACGACAGTCGTGTATGGTCCTGGTGAGGCGCTGATTAAGTCATTTGAAAAAACTGAGCAATTGGCGGTTATGACGGTCAGTTCAATGGGCAAAATGCTCTCTGGTATGATAGGTCTTGATAATCTATCAGGCCCAATTACTATTGCCAAAGTTGCCAAACAAAGCTTCGATATCAGTTGGGAGATGGTATTATCTACAGCAGGTTTGATCAGTTTGAGCCTTGCTGTATTAAACTTATTGCCTATTCCTGTGTTGGATGGTGGTCATATTGTTTATTATGTGATTGAGCTTATCCGCGGAAAACCTTTATCAGAAAGGGTTCAGATAGTCGGTTTGAATATCGGTTTACTCTTACTGCTAAGTTTCATGGTGTTAGCGATTGGTAATGATATTAGTCGGCTATTTTAG
- the ispC gene encoding 1-deoxy-D-xylulose-5-phosphate reductoisomerase, giving the protein MTQRIAVLGATGSIGDSTLSILAAHPHDYDVYALSGYQRLDKLLALCQQFEPTRVCVPSADVDGFAKRLSDIGLTIDVVGGAEGLVDIATDSQVDTVVAAIVGAAGLPSTLAAARAGKRILLANKEALVMAGQVMIAAVKSHNATLLPIDSEHNAIFQCLPAAIQQNNTQIHEPSHGVRKLWLTASGGPFLQQSFAQMQQAGVAEAVKHPNWSMGQKISVDSATMMNKGLELIEACHLFDLPENKINVVIHPQSIIHSMVEYSDGSFLAQLGSPDMKTPIAHALSYPNRIDSGSQPLDLFALNDLEFIKPDLQKFACLRLARQAMQAGTQATIVLNAANEIAVAAFLAGQIRLTDIADINEQALTQVKVPLLDASADIGDILSIDHEARRYTSAFIAKMA; this is encoded by the coding sequence ATGACGCAACGCATTGCCGTACTTGGCGCAACGGGCTCTATTGGGGATAGCACCTTATCAATCTTAGCAGCGCATCCGCATGATTATGATGTCTATGCTTTATCAGGATACCAGCGCCTAGATAAGCTATTGGCGCTATGCCAGCAATTTGAGCCGACGCGTGTTTGTGTGCCGAGTGCTGATGTCGATGGTTTTGCAAAAAGGCTTAGTGATATTGGTTTAACTATTGATGTGGTGGGCGGTGCTGAGGGTTTAGTAGATATAGCCACAGATTCACAGGTTGATACTGTGGTCGCCGCAATCGTTGGCGCAGCAGGATTGCCCTCGACATTAGCCGCAGCTAGGGCAGGCAAGCGTATCTTACTGGCCAATAAAGAAGCGCTCGTCATGGCAGGTCAAGTGATGATCGCAGCGGTCAAATCCCACAATGCAACCCTGCTGCCAATTGACTCTGAACACAATGCTATTTTTCAGTGCTTGCCAGCTGCCATTCAGCAAAATAACACCCAGATTCATGAACCAAGCCACGGTGTACGTAAGTTATGGCTAACCGCTTCTGGCGGGCCGTTTTTACAGCAGTCATTTGCCCAGATGCAGCAGGCAGGAGTCGCAGAAGCGGTCAAACATCCTAACTGGTCAATGGGACAAAAGATATCGGTCGATTCAGCAACGATGATGAATAAGGGGTTAGAGCTAATAGAAGCGTGTCATTTATTTGATCTACCAGAAAACAAGATAAATGTGGTCATTCATCCACAAAGTATCATTCACTCAATGGTAGAATATAGCGATGGTAGCTTCTTAGCGCAGCTTGGCAGCCCAGACATGAAAACGCCCATTGCTCATGCCTTAAGCTATCCCAATCGTATTGATAGTGGCTCACAGCCATTAGACTTATTTGCGCTAAACGACCTTGAGTTTATTAAACCAGACTTACAAAAATTCGCCTGTCTGCGTCTTGCACGTCAAGCGATGCAAGCAGGTACGCAGGCGACCATTGTACTCAATGCCGCCAATGAGATTGCAGTCGCTGCGTTTTTGGCTGGACAGATCCGTTTAACGGACATTGCTGATATCAATGAGCAGGCGTTGACGCAAGTAAAGGTGCCATTGTTAGACGCAAGTGCAGATATAGGCGATATTTTATCCATTGATCATGAAGCGCGGCGCTACACCAGTGCGTTTATCGCAAAAATGGCGTAA